A window from Citrus sinensis cultivar Valencia sweet orange chromosome 5, DVS_A1.0, whole genome shotgun sequence encodes these proteins:
- the LOC112496770 gene encoding probable disease resistance protein At4g27220 isoform X2 produces the protein MEIVISVAAKVAEYLVAPIVHPFTYCCSYNTNLEKLKNELEKLKIARASVQYKIEDSRNKGDGIQQHVEEWLISVDKVINEVGPLIEDKEKSNSRCLKGLCPNLKTRYQLSKKAEREVNAVVGLHERGSFDSVSFRTIPEEPWLQTPSDFVYFESRKSTLKEVLGALSNRNFNMIGVYGMGGIGKTTLVKEVGRQVKENNLFEKVISSRVSQTPQIKNIQGEIAEKIGLELAEQSHETVRAGRLLERLKEETKILIILDDIWGSLDLEAIGIPLADDNGGCKVLLTARSQDVLSCKMDCQQNFSVDVLNEKEAWSLFKKMTGDCIENVELKSVATELVKECAGLPIAIVPVARALRNKRLSEWKDALLEFRRPSLRNFTGTTQVAYKSIELSYNHLNGEELKKTFLLIGYTFFSCVEDLLYYGMGLGLFQNINTLEEARDRAHTLVDKLKNSCLLLDGETSEWFSMHDVVRDVAISIASRDQHVFAVENEVVPLTCWPDKDTLKVCTAISLFNTNISELPQGFECPQLKYFRISNDREFLNTLRIPDNIFTEMTELRVLDFTEMHLLALPSSLGLLQNLQALSLDYCKLRDIAIIGDIKKLEILTLRGSNMQKLVKEIGRLTQLRLLDLRNCSKLKVIPAYVISSLSRLEELYIAESPIMWGKVGGVDGERRNASLDELNNLSKLTSLEILIQDEKTLPRDLSFFKMLQRYRISIGYDWWSVGPSDGISRMFRLKLTNGANICLNEGQIMQLKGIEDLTLDGLQDIKNILCELGREGFPHLNRLEIRRNGNIVRLVDTMDCTPAPTTAFPLLESLFLRDLRNLEEICRGPLTAESFCKLKTIRVEGCDKLKNVFPLVIGRGLQQLQSIKVSSCQNMEVIFAAERGDESSNNNGTEVIELTQLRKLELRSLPQLTSFCTGDLHIEKVFPNLAKLSVDEKHISLFPEDWLCKLKCLDVWLDESSTILSLDDFLHRFHTIKILYVGGNNQVWYTSFKNVENGMNARMRGINHRRELKQIFKQESTNTNNLEQLEIVECDNLTNLVPSSTSFQNLTTLKVCFCHGMINVLTSSTARSLVRLRKMSIRSSRMITEIVADEDDQGDNYAAKDEIVFSELKELLLVDLKSLTSFSCSGNNCAFKFPSLGTLVVEDCPNLKIFSEGELRTPKLQKVQLSVFDNKLWAWDRDLNTTIQYVYLKRKKEEKEEEKEKSAKANEKEKDAKDSASGMRPIFFEICETRYAARVFSIP, from the exons ATGGAAATTGTTATCTCCGTTGCTGCAAAAGTTGCAGAGTACTTGGTTGCTCCCATTGTTCACCCATTTACTTACTGCTGCAGCTACAACACCAACTTGGAGAAGCTGAAGAATGAATTGGAGAAGCTAAAGATTGCTAGAGCCAGTGTGCAGTACAAGATTGAAGATTCCAGAAATAAAGGGGACGGAATTCAGCAGCACGTCGAGGAGTGGCTGATTAGTGTGGACAAGGTCATCAATGAAGTCGGACCACTTATTGAAGACAAAGAGAAATCAAACAGCCGGTGTTTGAAGGGGTTGTGTCCAAATTTGAAGACTCGGTACCAGCTTAGCAAGAAAGCAGAAAGAGAGGTGAATGCTGTTGTTGGACTCCATGAAAGAGGGAGCTTCGACAGTGTTTCCTTCCGTACCATTCCAGAGGAGCCATGGCTTCAGACTCCCTCGGATTTCGTGTACTTTGAATCGAGAAAGTCCACTTTGAAGGAGGTACTAGGCGCACTCAGCAACCGTAACTTCAACATGATTGGGGTGTACGGGATGGGTGGGATTGGAAAGACAACGCTGGTGAAAGAAGTTGGCAGGCAGGTCAAGGAAAATAATCTGTTTGAGAAGGTCATTTCTTCACGTGTTTCACAAACAccgcaaataaaaaatatacaaggAGAAATCGCAGAGAAGATAGGCTTAGAATTGGCCGAACAGAGTCATGAAACTGTAAGAGCAGGGAGGCTGCTTGAACGATTGAAGGAAGAAACGAAGATCCTTATAATCTTGGATGATATTTGGGGGAGTCTGGATTTGGAGGCGATTGGAATTCCATTGGCAGATGACAACGGCGGATGTAAAGTTCTGCTGACAGCAAGAAGTCAGGATGTGTTATCCTGTAAGATGGattgtcaacaaaatttttctgttgatgttctgaatgaaaaagaagctTGGAGTCTTTTCAAAAAGATGACAGGTGATTGCATAGAAAATGTTGAACTGAAATCTGTAGCAACAGAGCTAGTCAAGGAATGTGCTGGTTTGCCCATTGCCATTGTGCCCGTAGCAAGGGCATTGAGAAATAAGAGATTGTCTGAATGGAAGGATGCTTTGCTGGAATTTAGAAGGCCTTCCTTGAGAAACTTCACTGGAACAACGCAGGTGGCGTACAAAAGTATAGAGCTAAGTTACAATCATTTAAACGGAGAGGAACTGAAGAAAACATTTTTGCTAATAGGGTACACGTTCTTCTCTTGTGTTGAAGACCTACTCTATTATGGCATGGGTTTGGGTCTGTTTCAAAACATCAACACGTTGGAAGAGGCACGGGATAGAGCGCATACATTGGTTGATAAACTCAAGAACTCTTGCTTGTTGCTTGATGGCGAGACAAGTGAATGGTTTTCTATGCATGATGTTGTTCGTGATGTAGCCATATCTATTGCATCTAGAGACCAACATGTGTTTGCGGTGGAAAATGAGGTTGTTCCGCTGACCTGCTGGCCAGATAAGGATACACTGAAGGTTTGCACCGCAATCTCCTTATTTAATACTAATATTAGTGAGCTTCCTCAAGGGTTCGAGTGTCCGCAACTTAAATACTTTCGCATTAGCAATGATCGAGAATTCTTAAATACTTTGAGAATTCCAGATAACATTTTTACTGAGATGACAGAGCTTAGAGTTTTAGATTTCACTGAGATGCATTTGTTGGCATTGCCTTCATCGCTTGGTCTCTTACAAAACCTTCAAGCATTGTCTCTGGATTACTGTAAACTACGAGACATCGCTATTATTGGAGatataaagaaattagaaatCCTTACACTTCGAGGTTCTAATATGCAGAAACTGGTTAAAGAAATAGGCCGGCTGACTCAGTTGAGGTTGTTGGATCTGCGCAATTGTTCCAAACTAAAAGTTATTCCAGCATATGTGATATCAAGCTTATCACGATTAGAAGAATTGTACATTGCTGAGAGTCCCATTATGTGGGGGAAGGTTGGAGGAGTCGACGGTGAAAGAAGAAATGCCAGCCTTGATGAGTTgaataatttatctaaattgACCTCTTTAGAAATACTCATCCAAGATGAAAAGACTCTACCAAGAGACTTGTCGTTCTTCAAAATGCTGCAAAGGTACAGGATATCGATAGGATATGACTGGTGGTCGGTTGGCCCATCGGATGGGATTTCTAGAATGTTCAGACTGAAGCTCACCAATGGTGCCAACATTTGCTTGAACGAGGGGCAGATCATGCAATTGAAGGGTATTGAAGACCTAACTTTGGATGGATTGCAGGACATTAAGAATATTCTTTGTGAACTAGGCAGAGAAGGTTTTCCACATCTGAATCGTCTCGAAATCCGACGTAATGGCAACATTGTTCGTCTTGTTGACACAATGGATTGTACGCCAGCTCCGACGACTGCATTCCCCCTTTTGGAGTCATTATTTCTGAGAGATTTAAGGAACCTTGAGGAAATATGTCGTGGTCCACTCACAGCAGAGTCTTTTTGCAAATTAAAGACCATAAGGGTGGAAGGGTgtgataaattgaaaaatgtattTCCATTGGTCATTGGCAGAGGCCTTCAACAACTTCAGTCCATTAAAGTGAGTAGTTGCCAAAATATGGAAGTGATTTTTGCTGCCGAGAGAGGAGATGAATCCAGCAATAATAACGGTACTGAAGTGATTGAACTCACTCAATTAAGGAAACTTGAGCTTCGTTCTCTTCCGCAGCTTACAAGCTTCTGCACAGGTGATCTGCATATTGAAAAG GTGTTCCCCAATTTGGCGAAATTGAGTGTTGATGAAAAGCACATAAGCCTATTTCCAGAAGACTGGCTTTGCAAACTTAAATGTCTTGATGTCTGGCTTGATGAGTCAAGTACTATTTTATCACTTGACGATTTCCTCCATAGATTTCACACCATCAAAATTCTCTATGTAGGAGGAAACAATCAGGTTTGGTACACATCATTTAAAAACGTTGAAAATGGGATGAATGCAAGGATGAGAGGGATAAACCATCGTCGTGAACTGAAGCAGATTTTCAAACAAGAGTCAACCAATACCAACAATTTGGAACAGCTGGAGATAGTCGAGTGTGACAATTTGACTAATCTAGTGCCATCCTCGACATCCTTTCAGAACCTAACAACTTTGAAGGTATGTTTTTGCCATGGAATGATAAACGTTCTAACATCCTCAACCGCAAGGAGTCTGGTGCGACTGAGAAAAATGAGTATACGATCATCCAGGATGATAACAGAAATAGTGGCAGATGAGGATGATCAGGGAGATAATTATGCAGCAAAAGATGAAATTGTTTTCAGCGAATTAAAGGAATTGTTGCTTGTGGACTTAAAAAGTCTGACGAGTTTCAGCTGCTCTGGGAATAATTGCGCCTTCAAATTCCCATCTCTGGGAACATTAGTGGTGGAAGATTGCCCCAATTTGAAGATTTTCTCAGAAGGGGAATTACGCACACCCAAGTTACAGAAAGTGCAGCTGAGCGTGTTTGATAATAAACTTTGGGCTTGGGATCGGGACCTTAATACAACCATTCAATACGTAtatcttaaaagaaaaaag gaagagaaggaagaagagaaagagaagtcTGCCAAGGCGAATGAAAAGGAGAAAGATGCGAAAGACAGTG CATCAGGAATGAGGCcaattttctttgaaatttgtGAGACACGGTACGCAGCTCGTGTTTTTTCTATCCCTTAA
- the LOC112496770 gene encoding probable disease resistance protein At4g27220 isoform X1: MEIVISVAAKVAEYLVAPIVHPFTYCCSYNTNLEKLKNELEKLKIARASVQYKIEDSRNKGDGIQQHVEEWLISVDKVINEVGPLIEDKEKSNSRCLKGLCPNLKTRYQLSKKAEREVNAVVGLHERGSFDSVSFRTIPEEPWLQTPSDFVYFESRKSTLKEVLGALSNRNFNMIGVYGMGGIGKTTLVKEVGRQVKENNLFEKVISSRVSQTPQIKNIQGEIAEKIGLELAEQSHETVRAGRLLERLKEETKILIILDDIWGSLDLEAIGIPLADDNGGCKVLLTARSQDVLSCKMDCQQNFSVDVLNEKEAWSLFKKMTGDCIENVELKSVATELVKECAGLPIAIVPVARALRNKRLSEWKDALLEFRRPSLRNFTGTTQVAYKSIELSYNHLNGEELKKTFLLIGYTFFSCVEDLLYYGMGLGLFQNINTLEEARDRAHTLVDKLKNSCLLLDGETSEWFSMHDVVRDVAISIASRDQHVFAVENEVVPLTCWPDKDTLKVCTAISLFNTNISELPQGFECPQLKYFRISNDREFLNTLRIPDNIFTEMTELRVLDFTEMHLLALPSSLGLLQNLQALSLDYCKLRDIAIIGDIKKLEILTLRGSNMQKLVKEIGRLTQLRLLDLRNCSKLKVIPAYVISSLSRLEELYIAESPIMWGKVGGVDGERRNASLDELNNLSKLTSLEILIQDEKTLPRDLSFFKMLQRYRISIGYDWWSVGPSDGISRMFRLKLTNGANICLNEGQIMQLKGIEDLTLDGLQDIKNILCELGREGFPHLNRLEIRRNGNIVRLVDTMDCTPAPTTAFPLLESLFLRDLRNLEEICRGPLTAESFCKLKTIRVEGCDKLKNVFPLVIGRGLQQLQSIKVSSCQNMEVIFAAERGDESSNNNGTEVIELTQLRKLELRSLPQLTSFCTGDLHIEKVFPNLAKLSVDEKHISLFPEDWLCKLKCLDVWLDESSTILSLDDFLHRFHTIKILYVGGNNQVWYTSFKNVENGMNARMRGINHRRELKQIFKQESTNTNNLEQLEIVECDNLTNLVPSSTSFQNLTTLKVCFCHGMINVLTSSTARSLVRLRKMSIRSSRMITEIVADEDDQGDNYAAKDEIVFSELKELLLVDLKSLTSFSCSGNNCAFKFPSLGTLVVEDCPNLKIFSEGELRTPKLQKVQLSVFDNKLWAWDRDLNTTIQYVYLKRKKEEKEEEKEKSAKANEKEKDAKDSAFWIRLELEFFLYIKSHMVLVRGFFVSVFIHYYAFSFV, translated from the exons ATGGAAATTGTTATCTCCGTTGCTGCAAAAGTTGCAGAGTACTTGGTTGCTCCCATTGTTCACCCATTTACTTACTGCTGCAGCTACAACACCAACTTGGAGAAGCTGAAGAATGAATTGGAGAAGCTAAAGATTGCTAGAGCCAGTGTGCAGTACAAGATTGAAGATTCCAGAAATAAAGGGGACGGAATTCAGCAGCACGTCGAGGAGTGGCTGATTAGTGTGGACAAGGTCATCAATGAAGTCGGACCACTTATTGAAGACAAAGAGAAATCAAACAGCCGGTGTTTGAAGGGGTTGTGTCCAAATTTGAAGACTCGGTACCAGCTTAGCAAGAAAGCAGAAAGAGAGGTGAATGCTGTTGTTGGACTCCATGAAAGAGGGAGCTTCGACAGTGTTTCCTTCCGTACCATTCCAGAGGAGCCATGGCTTCAGACTCCCTCGGATTTCGTGTACTTTGAATCGAGAAAGTCCACTTTGAAGGAGGTACTAGGCGCACTCAGCAACCGTAACTTCAACATGATTGGGGTGTACGGGATGGGTGGGATTGGAAAGACAACGCTGGTGAAAGAAGTTGGCAGGCAGGTCAAGGAAAATAATCTGTTTGAGAAGGTCATTTCTTCACGTGTTTCACAAACAccgcaaataaaaaatatacaaggAGAAATCGCAGAGAAGATAGGCTTAGAATTGGCCGAACAGAGTCATGAAACTGTAAGAGCAGGGAGGCTGCTTGAACGATTGAAGGAAGAAACGAAGATCCTTATAATCTTGGATGATATTTGGGGGAGTCTGGATTTGGAGGCGATTGGAATTCCATTGGCAGATGACAACGGCGGATGTAAAGTTCTGCTGACAGCAAGAAGTCAGGATGTGTTATCCTGTAAGATGGattgtcaacaaaatttttctgttgatgttctgaatgaaaaagaagctTGGAGTCTTTTCAAAAAGATGACAGGTGATTGCATAGAAAATGTTGAACTGAAATCTGTAGCAACAGAGCTAGTCAAGGAATGTGCTGGTTTGCCCATTGCCATTGTGCCCGTAGCAAGGGCATTGAGAAATAAGAGATTGTCTGAATGGAAGGATGCTTTGCTGGAATTTAGAAGGCCTTCCTTGAGAAACTTCACTGGAACAACGCAGGTGGCGTACAAAAGTATAGAGCTAAGTTACAATCATTTAAACGGAGAGGAACTGAAGAAAACATTTTTGCTAATAGGGTACACGTTCTTCTCTTGTGTTGAAGACCTACTCTATTATGGCATGGGTTTGGGTCTGTTTCAAAACATCAACACGTTGGAAGAGGCACGGGATAGAGCGCATACATTGGTTGATAAACTCAAGAACTCTTGCTTGTTGCTTGATGGCGAGACAAGTGAATGGTTTTCTATGCATGATGTTGTTCGTGATGTAGCCATATCTATTGCATCTAGAGACCAACATGTGTTTGCGGTGGAAAATGAGGTTGTTCCGCTGACCTGCTGGCCAGATAAGGATACACTGAAGGTTTGCACCGCAATCTCCTTATTTAATACTAATATTAGTGAGCTTCCTCAAGGGTTCGAGTGTCCGCAACTTAAATACTTTCGCATTAGCAATGATCGAGAATTCTTAAATACTTTGAGAATTCCAGATAACATTTTTACTGAGATGACAGAGCTTAGAGTTTTAGATTTCACTGAGATGCATTTGTTGGCATTGCCTTCATCGCTTGGTCTCTTACAAAACCTTCAAGCATTGTCTCTGGATTACTGTAAACTACGAGACATCGCTATTATTGGAGatataaagaaattagaaatCCTTACACTTCGAGGTTCTAATATGCAGAAACTGGTTAAAGAAATAGGCCGGCTGACTCAGTTGAGGTTGTTGGATCTGCGCAATTGTTCCAAACTAAAAGTTATTCCAGCATATGTGATATCAAGCTTATCACGATTAGAAGAATTGTACATTGCTGAGAGTCCCATTATGTGGGGGAAGGTTGGAGGAGTCGACGGTGAAAGAAGAAATGCCAGCCTTGATGAGTTgaataatttatctaaattgACCTCTTTAGAAATACTCATCCAAGATGAAAAGACTCTACCAAGAGACTTGTCGTTCTTCAAAATGCTGCAAAGGTACAGGATATCGATAGGATATGACTGGTGGTCGGTTGGCCCATCGGATGGGATTTCTAGAATGTTCAGACTGAAGCTCACCAATGGTGCCAACATTTGCTTGAACGAGGGGCAGATCATGCAATTGAAGGGTATTGAAGACCTAACTTTGGATGGATTGCAGGACATTAAGAATATTCTTTGTGAACTAGGCAGAGAAGGTTTTCCACATCTGAATCGTCTCGAAATCCGACGTAATGGCAACATTGTTCGTCTTGTTGACACAATGGATTGTACGCCAGCTCCGACGACTGCATTCCCCCTTTTGGAGTCATTATTTCTGAGAGATTTAAGGAACCTTGAGGAAATATGTCGTGGTCCACTCACAGCAGAGTCTTTTTGCAAATTAAAGACCATAAGGGTGGAAGGGTgtgataaattgaaaaatgtattTCCATTGGTCATTGGCAGAGGCCTTCAACAACTTCAGTCCATTAAAGTGAGTAGTTGCCAAAATATGGAAGTGATTTTTGCTGCCGAGAGAGGAGATGAATCCAGCAATAATAACGGTACTGAAGTGATTGAACTCACTCAATTAAGGAAACTTGAGCTTCGTTCTCTTCCGCAGCTTACAAGCTTCTGCACAGGTGATCTGCATATTGAAAAG GTGTTCCCCAATTTGGCGAAATTGAGTGTTGATGAAAAGCACATAAGCCTATTTCCAGAAGACTGGCTTTGCAAACTTAAATGTCTTGATGTCTGGCTTGATGAGTCAAGTACTATTTTATCACTTGACGATTTCCTCCATAGATTTCACACCATCAAAATTCTCTATGTAGGAGGAAACAATCAGGTTTGGTACACATCATTTAAAAACGTTGAAAATGGGATGAATGCAAGGATGAGAGGGATAAACCATCGTCGTGAACTGAAGCAGATTTTCAAACAAGAGTCAACCAATACCAACAATTTGGAACAGCTGGAGATAGTCGAGTGTGACAATTTGACTAATCTAGTGCCATCCTCGACATCCTTTCAGAACCTAACAACTTTGAAGGTATGTTTTTGCCATGGAATGATAAACGTTCTAACATCCTCAACCGCAAGGAGTCTGGTGCGACTGAGAAAAATGAGTATACGATCATCCAGGATGATAACAGAAATAGTGGCAGATGAGGATGATCAGGGAGATAATTATGCAGCAAAAGATGAAATTGTTTTCAGCGAATTAAAGGAATTGTTGCTTGTGGACTTAAAAAGTCTGACGAGTTTCAGCTGCTCTGGGAATAATTGCGCCTTCAAATTCCCATCTCTGGGAACATTAGTGGTGGAAGATTGCCCCAATTTGAAGATTTTCTCAGAAGGGGAATTACGCACACCCAAGTTACAGAAAGTGCAGCTGAGCGTGTTTGATAATAAACTTTGGGCTTGGGATCGGGACCTTAATACAACCATTCAATACGTAtatcttaaaagaaaaaag gaagagaaggaagaagagaaagagaagtcTGCCAAGGCGAATGAAAAGGAGAAAGATGCGAAAGACAGTG CATTTTGGATAAGGCTCGAGCTTGAGTTCTTTCTATATATTAAGAGTCATATGGTGTTGGTGAGAGGattttttgtttcagtttTCATTCATTATTATGCTTTTAGCTTTGTTTGA